One window of Dermacentor albipictus isolate Rhodes 1998 colony chromosome 9, USDA_Dalb.pri_finalv2, whole genome shotgun sequence genomic DNA carries:
- the LOC135897166 gene encoding uncharacterized protein yields the protein MDHRLWSTAGGICLTFFLDAAGAESTDWEDSMRRQFEPSYDSKWKRLRSRTHLSTGAIVGIAVAVVAVVASVFLCCCYRRRRRRILATQQHVVHPAMVPPMPGVAPYACPGSCPPVPVVAPYPAQYYQHQAAQHAQMGLHAGHNMAAPSQQPSTLPMPSPTAPPEPPPPYNYRANYPH from the exons ATGGATCACCGGCTGTGGTCAACTGCTGGAGGTATATGCCTCACTTTCTTCTTGGATGCGGCTGGAGCCGAGAGCACCGACTGGGAAGACTCCATGAGAAGGCAGTTCGAGCCAAGCTACGACAGCAAGT GGAAGCGCCTACGGTCGCGTACTCACTTGTCCACCGGGGCGATCGTGGGAATCGCCGTCGCGGTGGTCGCAGTGGTCGCGTCGGTCTTCCTGTGCTGCTGTTACCGACGGAGAAGACGACGCATTCTG GCCACGCAGCAGCACGTCGTGCATCCGGCCATGGTACCGCCGATGCCAGGCGTGGCGCCCTACGCGTGCCCAGGATCGTGCCCTCCCGTCCCGGTCGTTGCTCCGTACCCTGCGCAGTACTACCAGCACCAGGCGGCGCAGCACGCGCAAATGGGACTCCACGCTGGTCACAACATGGCGGCCCCCTCGCAACAGCCGTCGACACTGCCGATGCCTTCGCCTACCGCGCCACCCGAACCACCGCCGCCCTACAACTACAGGGCGAACTACCCGCACTGA